The following are from one region of the Hymenobacter radiodurans genome:
- a CDS encoding DUF5686 and carboxypeptidase regulatory-like domain-containing protein, translating into MRSYLLFALVLCKAVLFTTLYGYAGIIRGRVTDAQGTALAYANVAVRTTATSTAANEQGDYQLKLPPGRYELVFQYVGYKPRIEAVQVAGGDTLTVLNVSLQTETYKVGEVLVRSTDRDPAYALVQHAIQWRRYHRSEIAAFSARTYIKAIIRLTDVPGKILGLIKTDPSLKPGVIYLSESVSELSFRQPGQIRERMISSRVSGSSKGFSFNRASGRSFNFYDNLIQSGFSERGFVSPIAQNAMLFYRYELVGTSTQDGRQIHKIRVTPRRRNDPAFTGFIYLVDGTWRIHSLELSLSKNSGIEYVESIRIAQQFAPAPGPSDVWVMQSQKVNLIGEGLGFKGNGSFNAILSNYRVTPTYPNRPDEKVVAAAPVAPEATPAPVGRETVADVKKQRPDLGGISRQVRKQTKLADKQLEQQAREAGIEPLAKGEVMRVEEGANERDSAYWAQIRPIPLTDEEARDYQVKDSTEVIKRSRPYQDSLDRKRNEIEPAEILLTGYEYSNSFRRRTVRLEPIFNTLQYSTVEGTIVNAQATFTQRYEDRRNYSFTPTLRYGFAAKLFSPSLSGGYTYKPLSFSRIGFIVGRTIENFDPASQLTPFINTQYTLLRNTNYAKYYQRDGGEINFRTELVNGLTLRTALGYADRRELPNATIKTIVDVPGRAFTPNDPINEELPSGSSFGRNQSLTAYAELLWQPGQQYIIRPTGKFNLGSKYPTFRLGLRQGFGGVLGSDVRYSRLEGGLRKTLELGLFGESNFDLTVGGFLGRPQLSFMDYRHFAGNQTIFAADFSQFQLLDYYNFSTRRSYIEGHYNHHFNGFFLNKIPLLRRLKWQEVATLNYLRTPNVGHYVELGVGVEHIFKVFRFDVYTALRSGQKLDTGIRIGAGF; encoded by the coding sequence ATGCGCTCCTATCTACTTTTTGCTTTAGTCTTATGCAAGGCTGTCCTGTTCACAACACTATATGGGTATGCTGGTATTATCCGGGGCCGGGTGACGGATGCGCAGGGAACAGCGCTGGCCTACGCCAACGTGGCGGTGCGCACCACTGCCACCAGTACGGCCGCTAATGAGCAGGGCGATTATCAGCTAAAATTGCCCCCCGGTCGCTACGAATTGGTGTTTCAGTACGTGGGCTACAAGCCGCGCATCGAAGCCGTGCAGGTAGCCGGCGGCGACACGCTGACGGTGCTCAACGTGAGTCTGCAAACCGAGACCTATAAAGTAGGTGAGGTGCTGGTACGCTCCACCGACCGTGACCCCGCTTACGCCTTGGTGCAGCACGCTATTCAGTGGCGACGCTACCACCGCTCGGAAATTGCAGCCTTCTCAGCGCGCACTTATATCAAAGCCATCATTCGCCTGACCGATGTGCCCGGCAAGATTCTGGGTCTTATCAAAACGGATCCTAGCCTTAAGCCGGGAGTCATTTATTTGTCAGAATCGGTGTCGGAACTATCGTTTCGCCAGCCGGGCCAGATTCGGGAACGCATGATTTCCTCGCGGGTAAGCGGCAGCAGTAAGGGCTTTAGCTTTAATCGAGCGTCGGGGCGGAGCTTTAATTTCTACGATAACCTGATTCAGTCGGGCTTCTCAGAGCGCGGTTTCGTGTCGCCTATTGCCCAGAACGCCATGCTGTTCTACCGTTACGAGCTAGTGGGCACCAGCACCCAGGATGGGCGGCAAATCCATAAAATACGCGTCACGCCCCGCCGCCGCAACGACCCGGCTTTCACCGGCTTTATCTATCTGGTTGATGGCACCTGGCGTATCCACAGCCTGGAATTGAGCTTGAGTAAGAATTCGGGAATCGAGTACGTGGAGAGCATTCGCATTGCCCAGCAGTTTGCGCCCGCGCCGGGGCCATCGGATGTGTGGGTGATGCAGTCGCAAAAGGTAAACTTGATAGGGGAGGGGCTGGGGTTTAAAGGCAACGGCTCGTTCAACGCTATCCTGTCTAACTACCGCGTCACGCCCACCTATCCCAACCGCCCCGACGAGAAAGTAGTAGCCGCCGCGCCTGTCGCGCCTGAAGCAACGCCCGCCCCTGTGGGCCGCGAAACGGTAGCCGATGTGAAGAAGCAGCGCCCCGATCTGGGGGGCATTTCTCGCCAGGTGCGCAAGCAAACCAAGCTGGCCGATAAGCAGCTGGAGCAGCAAGCCCGCGAGGCCGGGATTGAGCCACTGGCCAAAGGCGAAGTAATGCGCGTGGAAGAAGGGGCCAACGAGCGCGACTCGGCCTATTGGGCCCAAATCAGGCCCATTCCGCTCACCGACGAAGAGGCCCGCGACTACCAGGTAAAGGACAGCACAGAGGTAATTAAAAGGTCGAGGCCCTACCAGGATTCGCTGGACCGCAAGCGCAATGAGATAGAGCCCGCCGAAATTCTGCTCACTGGCTACGAGTATTCTAACTCGTTCCGGCGGCGCACCGTCCGGCTAGAGCCCATCTTCAACACCTTGCAATACAGCACGGTAGAAGGCACTATTGTAAATGCTCAAGCCACCTTTACCCAGCGCTACGAAGACCGCCGCAATTACTCTTTCACGCCAACGTTGCGCTATGGCTTTGCGGCCAAACTGTTCAGTCCGAGCCTATCGGGTGGCTACACGTACAAGCCGCTTTCATTTAGCCGCATAGGCTTTATCGTGGGCCGTACCATTGAGAATTTCGACCCAGCCAGCCAGCTGACGCCATTCATTAACACCCAGTACACGCTGCTGCGCAACACCAATTACGCCAAATACTACCAGCGCGACGGGGGCGAAATTAACTTCCGCACCGAGCTGGTTAATGGCCTGACGCTGCGCACTGCCCTTGGCTACGCCGACCGCCGCGAGCTGCCAAACGCCACCATCAAAACCATTGTGGATGTGCCAGGTCGCGCCTTCACGCCCAATGATCCGATAAATGAAGAATTGCCCAGCGGCTCCAGCTTCGGTCGCAACCAGTCACTCACGGCTTATGCCGAGCTGCTCTGGCAACCGGGGCAGCAGTACATTATCCGACCGACGGGTAAGTTTAACCTAGGCTCCAAGTACCCAACTTTCCGGTTGGGGCTGCGGCAGGGATTTGGCGGCGTGCTTGGCTCCGATGTGCGCTACTCGCGCCTGGAAGGCGGCTTGCGTAAGACGCTGGAGCTGGGTCTTTTCGGAGAAAGCAACTTCGACTTGACCGTGGGGGGCTTTTTGGGCCGCCCTCAACTCTCGTTTATGGACTACCGGCACTTCGCCGGCAACCAAACCATTTTCGCCGCCGACTTCAGCCAGTTTCAGCTGCTCGATTACTACAACTTCAGCACGCGCCGCAGCTATATTGAGGGCCACTACAATCACCATTTCAACGGCTTCTTCCTGAATAAAATACCGCTGCTTCGCCGCCTGAAATGGCAGGAAGTGGCCACGCTAAATTACCTGCGTACGCCCAACGTCGGGCATTATGTAGAGCTAGGCGTAGGCGTAGAGCACATTTTCAAGGTATTTCGGTTTGATGTGTATACAGCCCTGCGTTCCGGCCAGAAGCTGGATACGGGTATTCGCATCGGGGCTGGCTTTTAG
- a CDS encoding ferritin-like domain-containing protein, whose translation MNILKIITEIEKVDPEVYERLDQRRQMFKHFAGFGKKLAVAAVPLAMGSMLQKAYGQSSGLSAQIREVLNFALRLEYLETYFYQLGLEAPGLLTGQNRSDINLIYIDEQNHVKFLRSVLGADAIPDPTVNAFDYTGAKGGARPALLPNVFSNLGTFLALAQSFEDTGVRAYKGGAPLLISNNTVLEAALNIHSVEARHASHLRTMRRGGPQSEPGDPSSAPQSWPSLNDNGGPAPAITAAIYGAGNPASLYPSEANVVQGGLNVQNISQVSPNEASEAFDEPLDMGTVLAIAANFIK comes from the coding sequence ATGAATATTCTCAAAATCATTACCGAAATCGAGAAAGTAGATCCAGAAGTCTACGAGCGTCTCGATCAGCGCCGCCAGATGTTCAAGCATTTCGCTGGTTTCGGCAAAAAGCTCGCCGTGGCCGCCGTGCCACTGGCAATGGGCTCCATGTTGCAGAAAGCTTACGGCCAATCCAGCGGGCTCAGTGCTCAGATTCGTGAAGTTTTGAATTTTGCCCTCCGCCTGGAGTATCTGGAAACGTATTTCTACCAGCTGGGCTTGGAAGCACCAGGTCTGCTCACGGGCCAGAATCGCTCCGACATCAACCTGATCTATATCGACGAGCAGAATCACGTCAAGTTTTTGCGCTCTGTGCTGGGTGCTGATGCTATTCCGGATCCTACGGTTAATGCTTTCGACTACACCGGCGCCAAGGGTGGTGCTCGTCCGGCGCTACTGCCTAACGTATTCAGTAACCTCGGTACTTTCTTGGCATTAGCTCAATCGTTTGAAGACACTGGGGTACGCGCTTACAAAGGTGGCGCGCCGTTGCTCATCAGCAACAACACCGTACTGGAAGCTGCTCTAAATATTCACTCTGTAGAAGCCCGTCATGCTTCGCACTTGCGCACCATGCGCCGCGGCGGCCCACAAAGCGAGCCCGGTGATCCAAGCAGCGCACCTCAAAGCTGGCCCTCGCTCAATGATAATGGCGGCCCGGCACCTGCTATTACGGCGGCCATCTATGGCGCCGGTAACCCAGCCAGCTTGTACCCTAGCGAAGCCAACGTAGTTCAGGGTGGCCTCAATGTTCAGAATATCAGCCAGGTATCGCCAAACGAAGCCTCTGAGGCCTTCGACGAGCCTTTGGATATGGGAACGGTGCTTGCCATTGCCGCCAACTTCATCAAATAA
- a CDS encoding 2'-5' RNA ligase family protein, translating into MLAITTLLSPPNAARINRIIKELETQFGLDDVQATADPHITYQLAGVRKLSLLKSVLRDVARTTKPFPAFTTGLGVFPGPNPVIYIPVLRSDALNQLHMRIVNATAPLCLRTDKFSGPDCWMPHISLALHDTSPDLLGPVLQHLNEETFNLRLNINNIAILRQEGEQFVQEKVFAFEGHKNEKAPLLF; encoded by the coding sequence ATGCTCGCAATCACTACCCTGCTCAGTCCGCCCAATGCGGCGCGCATCAACCGCATTATAAAGGAGTTGGAAACGCAGTTTGGCCTCGACGACGTGCAGGCCACCGCCGATCCGCATATCACCTACCAGCTGGCGGGGGTGCGTAAGCTGTCGTTGCTGAAATCTGTGCTGCGCGATGTAGCCCGCACTACCAAGCCATTTCCGGCCTTTACGACGGGCTTGGGAGTGTTTCCGGGGCCCAATCCGGTAATCTACATCCCAGTACTGCGCTCCGACGCGCTTAACCAGCTGCACATGCGCATCGTGAATGCCACCGCGCCGCTTTGTCTGCGCACCGATAAGTTCAGCGGCCCCGACTGCTGGATGCCGCACATTTCGCTGGCCCTGCACGACACCTCCCCGGATTTACTGGGACCAGTGCTCCAACACCTTAATGAGGAGACGTTTAACCTGAGGCTCAACATCAACAACATCGCTATTCTGCGGCAGGAAGGCGAGCAGTTCGTGCAGGAAAAAGTCTTCGCTTTTGAAGGGCATAAAAATGAAAAAGCCCCACTGCTTTTTTAG
- a CDS encoding HAEPLYID family protein, protein MKFLSLLLSVFCLTVSSAWAQQLEPTEPTNSTLDSLYVQEIEDAQEPNKVLHAEPLFVDLIRDLGARKGEREWNVGAGLTDNLRYDSYEVLVEYEWAPLNRLGLEVEVPLTFYSGARGEDVRQPRSQLNGLKTAFQYSFFVSEKLKTSMAVGYINELTMNEFRQLNQKFITGNVYSPFFVAAKRWGDNYHSLIYTGPIADQHFATGHVEWSYQLNSSFHYMIPGTRNFLGVEFNKGWQHGDFDMTIRPQMRVGIADNLLVGIVGGIPVRREEQRLSSFLRLIYEPGHKHK, encoded by the coding sequence ATGAAATTTCTTTCTCTTCTTTTGTCGGTTTTCTGCCTGACAGTTTCTTCGGCTTGGGCCCAACAACTTGAACCCACGGAACCAACCAACAGCACGCTCGACAGCCTTTATGTGCAGGAAATTGAGGATGCGCAGGAGCCGAATAAAGTGCTGCACGCCGAGCCTCTGTTCGTTGACCTTATCCGTGACTTGGGCGCCCGAAAAGGCGAAAGAGAGTGGAATGTGGGCGCGGGCCTGACCGATAATCTGCGCTACGACAGCTACGAGGTGTTGGTCGAATACGAGTGGGCGCCCCTCAACCGCCTGGGGCTGGAAGTAGAAGTGCCCCTGACTTTCTACTCTGGTGCCCGCGGGGAAGATGTGCGGCAGCCCCGCAGCCAACTAAATGGGCTAAAAACGGCTTTTCAATATTCCTTCTTCGTCTCGGAGAAGCTGAAGACCTCGATGGCCGTTGGCTACATTAATGAGCTGACCATGAATGAGTTTCGGCAGCTTAATCAGAAGTTTATTACGGGCAACGTGTACAGTCCCTTCTTCGTGGCGGCCAAGCGCTGGGGCGACAATTATCACTCCCTGATTTATACCGGCCCCATTGCCGATCAGCACTTTGCCACAGGCCACGTCGAGTGGTCGTATCAGCTCAACTCCAGCTTTCACTACATGATACCAGGCACCCGCAACTTTCTGGGCGTCGAGTTCAACAAAGGGTGGCAGCACGGCGACTTTGACATGACCATCCGGCCCCAGATGCGCGTAGGTATTGCCGATAATCTACTTGTGGGCATTGTGGGGGGCATTCCGGTACGGCGGGAAGAGCAGCGGCTCAGCTCCTTCCTGCGCCTGATCTACGAGCCCGGCCACAAGCACAAATAG
- a CDS encoding MFS transporter, with amino-acid sequence MKNNRRAVALLFTANAISGFAQGITMLAVPWFFARQGASSTFNLLYGLVTFASLFWGMYAGALVDRFDRKRVFLASNMVEGAVLLGVASYGFATGGVPLGGILLAFTTTVFGYGIHYPNLYAFAQEISLPKDYPRITSAIEIVGQATSVVSGALAALLLEGLPAGQTYTLFGAQLALPFSLEAWPLHQIFLLDGITYAVAVGLIAFIRHHPVIHTQVELGSLWKRLGTGITYLREHRAVWVFGLFSFSVFVGLLVSLNALMPLYVHNHLKAGAGVFGAAEVAYAVGALSAGLFVRRVFLRHPTLRSVIVLMMIAGVSFGVAAATRSVGLFLAFSLVLGFTNAGTRILRVSYLFVHVPNEVIGRVNSIFNVVNVLLRTGFILLFSLRFFTLGSNIAWGYALLGGFIVASAAVLVVRYRELSATPVPA; translated from the coding sequence GTGAAAAATAACCGCCGTGCCGTGGCGCTCCTGTTCACGGCCAATGCTATTTCTGGCTTTGCTCAAGGCATCACGATGCTGGCCGTGCCGTGGTTTTTTGCCCGCCAAGGCGCTTCCAGTACCTTTAATTTATTGTACGGACTAGTCACATTTGCCTCCTTATTCTGGGGCATGTACGCGGGCGCCTTAGTCGACCGTTTCGACCGGAAGCGGGTGTTTTTGGCGTCGAATATGGTGGAAGGGGCAGTGCTGCTCGGCGTGGCCAGCTATGGCTTTGCGACGGGCGGTGTGCCGCTGGGGGGCATTTTGCTGGCTTTCACTACCACCGTGTTTGGCTACGGCATTCACTACCCCAACCTCTACGCCTTTGCCCAGGAAATCAGTCTGCCTAAAGACTACCCGCGTATCACTTCCGCCATCGAAATTGTGGGGCAGGCTACGTCGGTGGTGAGTGGAGCGCTGGCGGCGCTGTTGCTGGAGGGCTTGCCCGCGGGCCAAACGTATACTTTGTTTGGGGCGCAACTAGCCTTGCCTTTTTCGCTGGAAGCCTGGCCTTTGCATCAGATATTCCTGCTCGACGGCATTACTTACGCGGTGGCCGTTGGGCTCATCGCTTTCATTCGTCACCACCCAGTCATACATACCCAAGTAGAGTTGGGCTCACTCTGGAAAAGGCTGGGTACGGGCATCACATATCTGCGGGAGCACCGCGCCGTGTGGGTATTTGGCCTATTTTCCTTCTCGGTGTTTGTGGGGCTGCTGGTTAGCCTGAATGCACTTATGCCCCTATATGTGCACAATCATTTGAAAGCCGGAGCGGGCGTATTTGGCGCAGCCGAAGTCGCTTACGCCGTGGGGGCCCTCAGTGCTGGCCTTTTTGTGCGGCGGGTATTTCTGCGCCACCCCACGTTGCGCTCCGTCATTGTACTAATGATGATTGCCGGAGTAAGCTTTGGCGTAGCTGCGGCCACGCGGTCAGTGGGATTATTTCTGGCCTTTTCACTGGTTCTGGGCTTCACCAATGCAGGCACGCGTATCCTACGAGTCAGCTACTTGTTTGTGCACGTGCCGAATGAGGTAATTGGGCGAGTAAACAGCATTTTCAACGTCGTAAATGTGCTTTTGCGCACTGGCTTCATTCTGCTGTTCTCGTTGCGGTTTTTCACCCTGGGCTCCAATATAGCGTGGGGCTATGCCTTGCTGGGGGGCTTTATTGTGGCCTCGGCAGCGGTTCTGGTGGTGCGCTACCGCGAGCTAAGCGCCACGCCAGTTCCGGCCTAG
- a CDS encoding SMP-30/gluconolactonase/LRE family protein — translation MSYSFSPRAFSALLLGGLLSVASSCSEDNGALPSPVGPNTITFTQPALYPEGVQYNDKTNNFFVSSLTRGAIGQVQDNGNYRVFADDARLVSTIGLHLDADRKRLLAAVSDPGANSSRSTAATAGQLAALAIFNSDNSKLDTFVNLGALRPGQGHFANDITVDAQGNAYITDSFSPIIYKVDLRGNASVFLESSQLAAPAGAFGLNGIAYHPDGYLLVAQSTQGVVYKVPLSNPAAFSPVASAQNLEGADGILLQDNRTLLVVSNSQSTVFRLTSTDNFASATVGGNFATGNVFPTTLTRRGSETYVLYAYLSALFGGQNPPVSDFSINKVRF, via the coding sequence ATGTCCTACTCTTTCTCCCCGCGCGCTTTTTCTGCTTTGCTGCTTGGTGGCTTGCTGAGCGTCGCTTCCTCCTGCTCCGAAGACAACGGAGCGCTTCCCTCCCCTGTTGGGCCAAACACCATCACCTTCACCCAGCCCGCGCTGTATCCCGAAGGCGTGCAGTACAACGACAAAACCAATAATTTCTTCGTCAGCTCCCTGACGCGCGGCGCAATTGGGCAGGTGCAGGACAATGGCAATTACCGCGTGTTTGCCGATGATGCCCGCCTGGTTTCCACCATCGGCCTCCACCTCGATGCGGACCGCAAGCGGCTTCTGGCGGCCGTTTCCGATCCGGGTGCTAATTCGAGCCGCTCTACCGCCGCCACTGCGGGCCAGTTGGCGGCCCTCGCTATTTTCAACTCCGACAATAGCAAGCTTGACACCTTTGTTAACTTGGGGGCTTTGCGGCCTGGCCAAGGGCACTTTGCTAATGATATTACCGTCGACGCGCAGGGCAATGCGTATATCACGGATAGCTTCTCGCCCATTATTTACAAGGTCGATTTACGGGGCAATGCTTCTGTATTTCTCGAGAGCAGCCAGCTAGCCGCCCCAGCCGGCGCATTCGGCCTGAACGGTATCGCTTATCATCCCGATGGCTATTTGCTGGTGGCCCAATCGACACAGGGCGTAGTGTATAAAGTGCCGTTGAGCAACCCCGCCGCGTTTAGCCCGGTGGCCAGCGCTCAGAATCTGGAAGGTGCCGACGGCATTCTGCTCCAAGATAACCGTACGCTGCTAGTCGTATCAAACAGCCAAAGCACCGTATTTCGCCTTACCTCGACAGATAACTTCGCTTCGGCTACTGTGGGGGGCAATTTTGCCACCGGCAACGTCTTCCCAACAACCCTCACGCGCCGCGGCAGCGAAACCTATGTGCTCTACGCTTACCTGAGCGCGCTATTTGGGGGGCAAAATCCGCCAGTATCAGACTTCAGCATCAATAAAGTTCGGTTCTAA
- a CDS encoding DUF1572 family protein, producing MSMPPNDTLGQAVLANFRTTFAQYKTLADRALAQLTPDDWLYSPAPGSNSAAVIVQHMVGNLRSRFTDFLTTDGEKPTRSRDQEFEEPTSTAASYVPALQQQWEQAWAILLDLLNTLQPSDLLRTVTIRGEAHLVLEALQRQVAHYSLHVGQLVFLAKMIRGDAWQNLSVPRGQSENFTQQVRARANPTQDSVV from the coding sequence ATGTCAATGCCGCCGAATGATACGCTGGGCCAAGCTGTACTGGCCAATTTCCGCACCACCTTTGCGCAGTACAAAACGCTAGCCGATCGAGCACTGGCGCAGCTCACGCCCGATGACTGGCTATACAGTCCCGCCCCCGGCTCCAACAGCGCCGCCGTGATTGTGCAGCACATGGTGGGCAACCTCCGCTCCCGCTTCACCGATTTTCTGACCACCGACGGCGAAAAGCCAACCCGTAGCCGAGACCAAGAATTTGAGGAACCTACTTCCACCGCTGCCAGCTACGTACCGGCTTTACAGCAGCAGTGGGAACAGGCCTGGGCTATCTTACTCGATTTACTGAACACGTTGCAGCCCAGCGATTTGCTGCGCACCGTTACGATCCGGGGCGAGGCGCACTTGGTGCTGGAAGCGTTGCAACGGCAGGTGGCTCACTACAGCTTACACGTAGGACAACTGGTATTTTTAGCCAAGATGATACGGGGGGATGCGTGGCAAAACCTGAGTGTGCCGCGCGGGCAAAGCGAAAACTTCACCCAGCAAGTGCGGGCGCGGGCAAACCCTACACAAGATTCGGTAGTTTAG
- a CDS encoding ferritin-like domain-containing protein — MSHISHKSSEAENAQEEVLVPLQRRAFLRYSGASVALGGLVLSGCTDDRLNDIFKQVDRNSGVVNVGSGDVGILNYAYALEQLEAAFYAKVTQEQYYLNATRAERIILKDLADHEKIHSDFLYAAIKAAGAIPIKKLTPDFSSVNFASRASVLGTAKAFEDLGVAAYNGAGKLISNPAYLTIAGKIVSVEARHAALIRDLLQNGTFVGPDVVDLNTGLEKSKSPAEVAAVANTFLAQGSKIDVSSLPKD, encoded by the coding sequence ATGTCGCATATTTCTCACAAAAGCTCCGAGGCAGAAAATGCTCAGGAGGAAGTACTAGTGCCCCTGCAACGCCGGGCGTTTCTGCGCTACTCTGGTGCCAGTGTGGCTTTGGGCGGACTGGTTTTGTCTGGCTGTACCGACGACCGTTTGAATGATATATTCAAGCAGGTTGACCGCAACAGCGGCGTAGTAAATGTAGGCAGTGGTGATGTTGGCATTTTGAACTATGCGTACGCGCTCGAGCAACTGGAAGCGGCTTTCTACGCTAAAGTGACTCAGGAGCAGTATTATCTGAACGCCACGCGCGCCGAAAGAATTATTCTGAAGGACCTGGCCGATCACGAAAAAATTCACTCTGATTTCCTGTATGCCGCTATCAAAGCGGCGGGGGCCATTCCGATCAAAAAGCTGACCCCTGATTTCTCGTCCGTCAACTTCGCCAGCCGGGCTAGTGTATTGGGTACGGCCAAAGCGTTTGAAGATCTGGGCGTAGCTGCCTATAACGGCGCTGGTAAGCTGATCAGCAACCCAGCGTATTTGACGATTGCTGGTAAAATTGTGTCGGTAGAAGCCCGCCACGCGGCTCTTATCCGCGACTTGTTGCAGAATGGCACTTTCGTAGGACCCGATGTAGTCGATCTGAACACAGGTTTAGAGAAGTCGAAGTCGCCTGCCGAGGTAGCTGCTGTTGCCAATACTTTCTTGGCTCAAGGCTCCAAAATCGATGTGAGCAGCCTGCCTAAGGACTAA
- a CDS encoding DUF2256 domain-containing protein codes for MLPAKLTKGNLPTKICATCGRPFEYRKKWRNCWDEVKYCGEKCQRSKPKSQA; via the coding sequence ATGCTGCCGGCCAAGCTCACCAAAGGCAACCTTCCCACCAAGATCTGCGCCACCTGCGGCCGCCCTTTTGAGTACCGTAAGAAGTGGCGCAACTGCTGGGATGAAGTGAAATATTGCGGCGAGAAGTGTCAGCGCTCTAAGCCCAAAAGCCAGGCGTAA
- a CDS encoding amidase, with product MNRRVFLRNSSLVGVALSTLSLDACTSDTKTAAATAADTDDTFALNEITVTELQEKMSAGQYTSRSITELYLRRIAGIDKKGPQLRSVIELNPDALSIADEMDKERRAGKVRGPLHGIPVLIKDNINSADQMQTTAGSLALAGNKASQDAFIVKKLREAGAVLLGKTNLSEWANFRSTRSTSGWSSRGGQTKNAYILDRTPSGSSSGSGTAVAANFCALAIGTETDGSIVSPASCNGLVGFKPTVGLLSRTGIIPISATQDTAGPMTRTVRDAAILLSAIAGPDPADPITQQSAGKTASDYTKFLFPQALGGKIIGVEKSHLEGSSDAIPLFKKAIELLKAQGATIVEVDVLKQINPLGEAEYDVLLYEFKDGVNKYLATANAKVKTLADVIAFNKQNEPKAMPFFKQEILEASQKLGDLSTPKYLEARRKSYAGARQILSSTLRNNRLAAIIGITNSPAPAIDLINGDSWPGPGFSSPAAMAGYPHITVPMGQAHGLPVGLSFVGPAYGEAGLLSVAYAYEQASKQRKAPEFRGPFVG from the coding sequence ATGAACCGAAGAGTATTTCTGCGTAACAGCAGCTTAGTTGGCGTCGCCCTTTCCACCCTCTCCCTCGACGCCTGCACCTCCGATACGAAAACTGCCGCTGCCACCGCCGCTGATACCGACGATACCTTCGCTCTCAATGAAATAACGGTAACGGAGCTACAGGAGAAAATGAGTGCGGGCCAGTACACTTCCCGCAGCATCACCGAGCTGTACCTGCGTCGCATAGCAGGAATAGATAAAAAAGGCCCCCAGCTGCGCTCTGTCATTGAGCTGAACCCCGATGCGCTCAGCATTGCGGATGAGATGGACAAAGAGCGCCGAGCCGGCAAAGTGCGCGGCCCGCTCCACGGTATTCCCGTCCTCATCAAGGACAATATCAACTCCGCCGACCAGATGCAAACCACCGCCGGCTCGTTGGCGCTGGCCGGCAACAAAGCCTCGCAGGACGCCTTCATTGTCAAGAAGCTGCGCGAAGCTGGCGCGGTGCTGCTAGGCAAAACCAATCTGAGCGAGTGGGCTAACTTCCGCTCCACGCGCTCGACTAGCGGTTGGAGCAGTCGTGGGGGGCAAACCAAGAACGCTTATATCCTCGACCGTACGCCCAGCGGCTCCAGCTCCGGCTCGGGCACCGCTGTGGCTGCCAACTTCTGCGCCCTGGCCATCGGTACCGAAACGGATGGTTCTATTGTGTCGCCGGCCTCGTGCAATGGGCTGGTGGGCTTCAAGCCGACGGTGGGCCTGCTCAGCCGCACCGGCATTATTCCCATCTCCGCTACCCAGGACACGGCCGGCCCCATGACGCGCACTGTCCGCGACGCCGCCATCCTGCTCTCCGCCATCGCCGGCCCCGATCCCGCCGACCCCATTACCCAGCAAAGCGCCGGCAAAACGGCCTCCGACTACACCAAATTCCTGTTTCCGCAGGCGTTGGGGGGCAAAATTATCGGCGTGGAGAAGTCCCACCTGGAAGGCAGCTCCGACGCTATTCCGCTATTCAAAAAAGCCATTGAGCTACTCAAAGCCCAAGGAGCTACTATTGTAGAAGTAGACGTGCTCAAGCAGATCAACCCCTTGGGTGAGGCTGAATACGACGTGCTGCTCTACGAATTCAAAGACGGCGTAAACAAGTACTTAGCCACGGCCAACGCCAAGGTGAAAACCCTAGCCGACGTTATTGCCTTCAACAAGCAAAACGAGCCCAAGGCCATGCCTTTCTTCAAGCAGGAAATTCTGGAAGCCTCTCAGAAGCTGGGCGACCTGAGCACCCCCAAATACCTGGAAGCCCGCCGCAAATCGTACGCCGGCGCCCGCCAGATTCTCAGCTCTACGCTGCGCAACAACAGGCTCGCCGCCATCATCGGCATTACCAACAGTCCCGCCCCCGCCATCGACCTGATCAACGGCGACTCCTGGCCCGGGCCAGGCTTCTCGTCGCCCGCCGCTATGGCTGGCTACCCGCACATTACGGTTCCCATGGGCCAGGCGCATGGCCTGCCGGTTGGCTTGTCCTTCGTCGGCCCGGCGTACGGGGAGGCGGGTTTATTGAGCGTGGCCTACGCCTACGAGCAAGCCTCGAAGCAGCGTAAGGCGCCGGAGTTTCGGGGGCCTTTTGTGGGGTAG